The genomic stretch CGGTGGATGCAAAAAGACAGCTACGCCTGCTGCTCCTCCTTCCGCTTCCGATACAACACAGGTAGGCGAACCTTATCTGGCTTTTCCCGGAGCTGAAGGCGGCGGACGGTTGGCATGGGGAGGCCGTGGTGGTGATGTGTATGAAGTGACTAACTTGAATGATAGCGGTCCGGGTAGCCTGCGTGATGCATTGAGCGCTGGCCATCGCACCATTGTGTTTCGGGTATCAGGTATTATTTATCTGAAAAGTCCTTTGAAAATTACACACGATAGCATCACCATTGCTGGCCAAACAGCGCCCGGAGCAGGCATCTGCATTGCCGGATATACGGTTTCCATTCAAGCTAATCATATCATTATCCGCTATTTGCGCTGCAGGCTCGGCGATATCGACAAATATCCCGACGATGCCATGCATGCCAACGGCGGCGGTTATCACGATATCATCATCGATCACTGTTCCTTGAGTTGGTCAATTGATGAAGCGGGAAGTTTTTATGATATCAAAAACTTTACGCTGCAATGGTGCATCCTGAGCGAAAGCCTGTATCACTCCTATCATCCCAAAGGGGATCATGGCTATGGCGGTATCTGGGGAGGCTACATGGCATCGTTTCATCATAATCTGCTGGCCGATCATACCAGCCGCAATCCACGTTTCAATGGAAGCCGGTATACAGGTAAACCTGATTCAGAAATTGTGGACTTTCGCAACAATGTGATTTACAACTGGGGCAATATCAATTCGGCTTATGGTGGTGAAGGTGGACATTACAATATGGTGAACAATTACTACAAGCCAGGTCCTGCCACACCTGGCAATCTCACCTTAAGCAGCAGCAAAAATTTGCGCAACCGCATCTTGCAATACACCAGTTATTACTATGCATCTGATGCTGCTATCTATCCCGATACGGTATGGGGCGGACAGTTTTATATCAATGGCAATGTGGTGGAAGGTTATCCGGACGTGAGTGCCGATAACTGGACCAAAGGCGTGCAGCCCGATAGTTATTATCGGTCTGCTCAGCTTATGCAGCAGGCGCGCGTAGATACACCCTTTCCCTATGCCCCTGTGCGTACACAATCGGCGCAGGATGCTTATCAGTCTGTACTCGATAGTGCGGGAGCCATTCTGCCGCAGCGTGATGCCATTGATCAGCGCATTGTGGAAGAAGTGCGCACCGGCACCGCTCATTATGAAGGGGCAGCTTATGCACAAATCAATGCTACGGGTATTAGCCATCCTTCAGGTATTATTGATTCACAAAATGATGTGGGTGGTTATCCAAACTATCCATCTGCCACACCGCCTGTGGATAGCGATCACGATGGTATGCCCGATGACTGGGAAATCAAGCACGGACTGAATCCGCATGATCCGTCCGACAGAAATTTATATACGCTGGATAAACATTATACCAATCTCGAAGTATATTTAAACAGCCTGACAGGTATGCAATAAATTAAAAAACATGATATTCCGTTTTGCTCCGATATTATGTGCAGCATGGATTTTTACAACATTTAGCCACTCAGATCCGGTGCAAATAGTTTGTTTCGGTGATTCCATTACCCATGGTGCGGAAGTAGATGGTCACAGCTGGGTGTGGATGTTGCAGCAACAGCATGGAAATGATCAATTGCAATTCATCAACGCAGGCCGAAACGGAAGAAAAACATCCGACAGGCAGGAACTGTTACCTGTTTTGCAACAATATCCTCATGCACAATTGTATCTGATTTTTTTGGGAGTTAATGATTTAAAAAATGCCACTCCGCAAAATGTGGATAGCTGTGTGCTGAACATGCAATGGATGATTGCACAAATCCGACGAATCAATCCCCACGCCCATGTGGTGATACTTTCACCCTGCAATATCAACCTGCAAACCATGAGTGCAATCAACCAGCAAAAACAATACAATACCCGCACACAAGAAGCTTTGTTTAAACTGGAAAAACGTTACCACCAGCTTGCCAAAAGCATGCACACAGGTTTTGTTTCACTGTTGCATGTGGTTTCTCCGGAAAATTATGCAGATGGTCTTCATCCCAATCTGGCCGGCCAGCAGCAAATTGCAGATGCTGTATGGAAATATTTGATCAAACATTTTCCCAAAATCTTTCATACATGAAAACATATCTGTTTTTCTTGTGTATGATTCCTGGATTTCATCAGGGGTGCAGCAAATCTGATCATCCTTCATCTCTGCATGATGTGCAGGCACATACACGCAAAGAAATAGTTGTGGCCAAAGATGGCAGCGGGAATTATACTACTGTCCAGGCCGCGATATTAGCCGTCCCCGATTCTGCAACAGATACAACATACATTTACATCAAAAATGGTATTTATCGGGAAAAAATTGTTATTCCGGCCGGTAAAAGATTTATCAAACTTATAGGGGAGTGTGCAGATAGCGTGATTTTGGTTTATGGTGATTATGCAAGTAAAACGGATAGTACCGGAAAACCCCTGGGCACTTCGGGTTCGGCGAGTATCTATATTTATGCCAGCGATATAGTGGCAGAAGATATTACTTTTCAGAACGATGCTGGGCCGGTAGGACAGGCTGTGGCAGCTTATGTGTCGGGTGATCGGGTTTATTTTCATCATTGTCGCTTTCTTGGTTTTCAGGATACTTTGTATACCGGAAATCCTCAATCAAGCAATAGCCGGCAATATTATCTGGATTGTTATGTGGAAGGCACAACCGATTTTATTTTTGGTTCTGCCACTGCAGTGTTTGACAGTTGTCTGATTTACTGCAAAAACGGCGGGCATTATATTACAGCTGCATCCACGCCACAGGGTACTCCGTATGGTTATGTTTTTCTGCATTGCAAAATCACAGGTAATGCTTCCCCTCAATCATTTTATTTAGGCAGACCCTGGCGGCCCTACGCGCGCGTGGTATATCTTTACTGTTGGTTGGATCATGTCATTGCACCGGCAGGATGGATTAACTGGCATGATACCGATAACTATCTCACCACTTATTATGCAGAATACCAAAATACAGGTCCCGGCTATCAGCCACAGCAAAGAGTTTCATGGTCTCATCAGTTGACAGGTGAAGAGGCAGGTCATTATACCTTATCTGCAATTTTTGGTGACTGGCATCCGGTGCACGAATAAAATAAAGAAAGGTATGAAAGCCATCTTGCGTTTGCTGCTTGTCGTTTGTATGATTCCATCTTTCTGCTCCACACATGCACAGATGCAGGTTTCAGCATCGCTAAAAAAATATGATTATGTGGTGGCAAGTGATGGAACGGCTGATTTCAGATCCATTCAGGCAGCCATTGAAGCCTGCAAATCCTTTCCCTATGAGCGTATCCGCATTTTTATCAAAAAAGGAATCTATCATGAAAAAGTTTTTATCCCTGAATGGAATCCGAAAATATCCTTGATTGGAGAAGATGCAGATAGTACAATCATTGTCTATGATGATTATTTCAAAAAGATCAATAAAGGTCCAAACAGTACTTTTTATACACCTACCGTACTGGTACAGGGTAATGATTTCTATGCAGAGAATATCACATTTAAAAACGATGCGGGTCCCGTAGGGCAAGCTATTGCACTGGCTGTGGATGCTGATCGTTGTGTGTTTGTACATTGCCATATCATAGGTAATCAGGATGCTTTATATGTAACTGGAGAAGCTAAACGTCAATATTTCCGGAATTGCAGGATTGAGGGCACAACCGATTTTATTTTCGGTGAGGCCACGGCATTGTTTGATAGTTGTACGATTGTATGCAAAGCCAATTCTTTTATTACAGCAGCATCTACTCCTGCAAACTCACGCTACGGATTGGTTTTTCGCAATTGCAGCATTCAGGCTGTCCCGGGTGTAGATAAAGTTTATCTGGGTCGACCCTGGCGCAGATATGCAAAGACAGTATTTCTGCATTGTGAAATGGGAAATTTTATTCGTCAGGAAGGATGGGACAACTGGCGCAATCCGGAAAATGAGAAAACAGTATTTTACGCAGAATATCATTCCACTGGCCCCGGTGCTCGCCCGGCTGATCGGGTAAAATGGTCGCATCAGCTAAATCCAAAGCAGGCATCAACCTATACTATAAAACAAATTTTTACAAATCCTGTCAACAGCTGGAATCCTTTTTCTGAACCATAAACGACCCAATCAGCATGAAGCATAAACGGATCTGTTGGCACGCAGGAATTTCATTTATTGTGTGCTGCTCAGTGTGCATGTTTTATTTATCTTCTTTTGCGCAGCAAAAGCAAACAGAAGTTGATAAGTCTGCTTGGATCTCGGATCTGGGCAACGGTAAGTATCGCAACCCTGTGATTTTTGCTGATTATTCTGATCCGGATGTATGCCGCGTGGGAAACGATTATTATCTGATCGCATCCAGTTTTGATGCAGTGCCGGGGCTGCCCATTCTGCATTCTAAAGATTTGGTCAATTGGAAAATTATCGGACATGCATTGCCTCAATTGATTCCCGTTCATCATTTTGAAAAAACCCAACATGGCAATGGTGTGTGGGCTCCCGCTATTCGTTATCATAATGATTCGTTTTATATCTATTATCCAGATCCCGATTTCGGTATTTATCTCGTGAAAGCAAAACAACCGGAAGGCCCATGGACAAAACCTTTGCTGGTGATGAAAGGAAAAGGATTGATTGATCCCTGTCCTTTCTGGGATGATGACGGACAGGCGTATCTCATCCATGCTTTTGCAGGCAGCCGGGCAGGCATCAAAAGCATTCTGGTGATCAACAAAATGAATCGTGCAGGTACACAGGTAGTAGATAAAGGTGTGATTGTGTATGACGGACATGGCATAGATCCCACTATTGAAGGACCTAAATTGTATAAACGCAACGGTTATTATTACATCTTTGCTCCTGCAGGAGGTGTACCGCAGGGCTATCAGCTGGTGTTGCGATCCCGACATATTTACGGCCCTTATGAACGAAAAGTGGTTATGCATCAGGGACATACATCGATCAATGGCCCGCATCAGGGTGCCTGGGTTCAAACGCCTGATGGCAAGCAGGATTGGTTTATCCATTTCAGAGATATGGGTGCTTATGGCAGAGTTACTTATCTGGAACCGATGAAATGGATCAATGACTGGCCCTTGATTGGTATACATGCAGATAAGGATGGTATCGGTGAACCTGTGGAAACGTACAGAAAACCAGATGTGGGAAAAACTTATCCCGTGCAAGTACCACAAACATCTGATGAATTCAACGACCGACAATTAGGCTTGCAATGGCAATGGCAGGCTAATCCACAACCTACATGGTATTATCTGACATCTTCAGGTTATTTGCGTTTATATGCACAACCCATGCAGCCGCATTACAGAAATTACTGGGATGTACCCAATATCTTAATGCAAAAATTTCCTGCTCCACAATTTGAGGTTGTAACCAAACTGCAATTTCATCCTTTGCAAAAAGGTGATCGGGCAGGGCTCATTATCATGGGTATGAATTATGCCTGCATAGCTGCTACCGCTACGGATCAGGGAATTCAGCTGGATTATATCACATGCATACATGCCGATGAAGGACAGAAAGAACAAATCAGTCATCTGATTACTTCGGTTGACAGCACGTTTTATTTTCGTGTGCGTGTAAATGATCGGGCACAATGCCGGTTTGGTTACAGCCTGAATGGAAAAGATTTTGTGGATATGGATAGCGTGTTCACTGCTGTACAGGGAAAATGGATTGGAGCCAAAGTCGGATTATTCTGCACCAGCACCATGCAAACCAATGATGCTGGTTATGTGGATGTGGATTGGTTTCGCGTATTGCCTACGGAAGATAAATAGAATTATCTATTTGAGTTTTCTTTCCATGTATCCAGGGCTGCTTTGAGAAAAGGTTTTTTGGGCAGTGAAAGAATGATGGAGATGTCTTCCCCAAAAGACGATTGTTCAATTAAAAAACGAATTACTTTGTCTGTTGGATTCTTATCAAACAAATCTGCAAACAACTTATCTCCCGGATACAGAGATTCACTCAATACATGCAACAACAAGCGATCATAATAACGGTAAAAATTTTTTCTTGGATGATGAGAAGTATTCGGTGAGTTTCCTTGCTCAAGTGCATGCAGAATTGTCTCGGAATGTTGCTGAATAAATGAGAAGGTATATCCGGTTGAACCTTTGGTTTGTCCGCCGGATGTGCCGATATAGATTACATGTTTATCCGTTTGCGGAAAAATGTAATCCGTCATCGGAATTTTTCCCTGTTCCTTTTCAAGGATATCATAACATAAATCAGGATAATTTTTTTGAATGTACTGTTGAATACAGGCCTCATATACTTCAGGCGGTAACAGCTGTTTTGAAAATACCGTGTATTCAATCAGTGCTTCATGGGTATTGACGGGCAATACATACATAAATGCCGTAGCTTGTTGCTGAGGCACACGGAAATCCATAAGCACCATGCGCGAAGCATCAAATACCGGCGTTACAGCACGGATCAGCCATCCCTGAAAATGCTGCCAGAGAAAATGAACAGGTTTATCCTGTGGAATATTTCTTGGCAAACTGCTGAATGTAAATCTGCATCGGATGGTATGATGTGAGGTGTGTACCTCAGCATGGGTTTCTTTGTCAAGTATCTTTGTTACAGGTTCATACCAGATATCTATTTTTCGGGATGGATTCTGCTCTCTGGCTTGTTGTAATATTTGTTTGCAATACGCATAAAAATCCCCGCTTCTAATCATTTTATATTCATAAGGATCAAAATGCAGATGGATGTGTGCATCGGCAGTCATTACATCTGCCAATGACCAGCGATGTCGAACGATGGATTCAAAATAACCTCTTCCTGCTTCCCAGAAACACCAGGTTCGATCATTCCCGTTTTTTTTCTGCTGATCAATCAATAATATGTTCCATGATGACAATGCTTCTGATCTGGCCAGCCGAACAGCCAGACTAAGGCCTGCACAGCCTGTACCGGCAATTACAACATCATAATCATAACCTGATTTTTGTGTTGGCACGCCTGGTTTCATTCATCGGGATGCATTTTGTGAAGCAGCTATTTGCTCATCGCGTTTTACTTTGTCCCAATATTTTTTGGCTACGATAAGCATACCGAATGATTCACCGTCTTCTTTATCCAGGTGCTTGTGATGCATTTTATGTGCCCAGCGCAGTACTTTGATGTACTTATTTTGAGAACGTGTAAACCATTTGAAACGCTGATGAATGATCACATCATGCACCAGAAAATAAGCAATACCATAAATCAGAATGCCTGCACCTATGGAAGCCAGCCATGCAATATGACGGGTAGCTCCGAAATACAAGCACAGAAAACTGGGAATGGCGAATATGAGAAAAAAAGCATCATTCTTCTCGAAAAAACCAGGCTCCTTCTGGTGATGATCTTTATGCAGTACCCATAAAAATCCATGCATCACATATTTGTGTGTAAACCAGGCTACTCCTTCCATAAAGAAGAAAGTGGCAATCACAATCAATAGGTTTAATAAAACGGATACCATAGCTTTATTATTTATGGTGAAACCATAAGTTGAATTTCATTCATGTTGTTCTTTATTTCCGGGAACGCCAGCCGAAACCAGTATGTAAACTGATGCGGATGCATGTTTATTTGTTGTTGAATATCATCCAACGAGAAAAATTTGATCTCATCAATTTCTTTTTGATTGGGCATAAAAGGACCTTCATGAAATCCGATAAACACATGATCCAGTTCATATTCTATCAATCCGTTCGGCAGTTTCACACGATAGGTAAAAGTAAACAATTCTTGCAAAGGGCAATCTGTCCCTAACTCTTCCTGCAGGCGACGATGGGCGGCATCTATGGTCGACTCTCCGGGACGCGGATGGCTGCAGCAGGCATTGGTCCACAATCCTCCGGAATGATATTTATCATGTGCTCTCAGTTGCAGCAACATATCGTATTTATGATTAAACAAGAACACGGAAAAAGCACGATGCAGCAGCCCCAGTTGGTGCACTCTCATTTTTTCCATTGTCCCCACCATTTCATCGTATTCATTAACCAGTATCAGTGTTTCTTCCTGTTTCATATACCGTTGATTTGATGTCGGATGCTGGCACGGAGCATGATGATAAGTTTCTGATGATTGGGTATGCGAATACGTTGCTGCATGATTTTTTCCGGATTTGTACGTTTGATTTTTTTAAATAATGCATAAAAATACCGATAGGCAACATATACACCAAATTTGGCTTTGGAAGGAAGGGAGCGGATGCCTTGCAACCCAAGTGCAAACTCTTCCTCAATATTCTTTTCAATTTCGTATTTAGCCTGCTTGTCAAGAAAGCCTTTGGCTGTGAATGCAGGGAAATAGCATCGTTTCAATTCCTGATAATCAGCCTGGATATCCCTCAGAAAATTTACTTTCTGAAAAGCGGATCCAAGCGCACGAGCTGCATCTTTTAATTGATGATATTTTGCCTGATCACCTTCACAGAAAATACACAGACACATGAGTCCCACTACCTCAGCTGATCCATACACATAGGTGTTCAGTTCTTCGGGATGTTGATAAATATTTTTTTCCAGATCGAGAAACATGCTTTTAAAAAATGCGTCAATCAGATGATGGGGAATCTGATATTGACGAACGGCTTGCTGAAAAGCTTGCAGGACGGGGTTGGTGCTAATGCCCTGTGAAATGGCTTCATAAGTAGCTTGTTCAAATTCTTTGAGCAGCTGGTATTTGTTATAGGCATGAAAACTATCTACAATTTCATCGGCAATGCGCACAAAACCATAAATCGCACAAATCGCATCCTGAAAATCCGGATGAAGTAAACGAATAGCTTTCGAAAAGGAAGTACTGTAATGCTGGGTAATTT from Thermoflavifilum aggregans encodes the following:
- a CDS encoding pectate lyase family protein, which encodes MWVKGIFALVAAVVLLWGSGGCKKTATPAAPPSASDTTQVGEPYLAFPGAEGGGRLAWGGRGGDVYEVTNLNDSGPGSLRDALSAGHRTIVFRVSGIIYLKSPLKITHDSITIAGQTAPGAGICIAGYTVSIQANHIIIRYLRCRLGDIDKYPDDAMHANGGGYHDIIIDHCSLSWSIDEAGSFYDIKNFTLQWCILSESLYHSYHPKGDHGYGGIWGGYMASFHHNLLADHTSRNPRFNGSRYTGKPDSEIVDFRNNVIYNWGNINSAYGGEGGHYNMVNNYYKPGPATPGNLTLSSSKNLRNRILQYTSYYYASDAAIYPDTVWGGQFYINGNVVEGYPDVSADNWTKGVQPDSYYRSAQLMQQARVDTPFPYAPVRTQSAQDAYQSVLDSAGAILPQRDAIDQRIVEEVRTGTAHYEGAAYAQINATGISHPSGIIDSQNDVGGYPNYPSATPPVDSDHDGMPDDWEIKHGLNPHDPSDRNLYTLDKHYTNLEVYLNSLTGMQ
- a CDS encoding sterol desaturase family protein: MVSVLLNLLIVIATFFFMEGVAWFTHKYVMHGFLWVLHKDHHQKEPGFFEKNDAFFLIFAIPSFLCLYFGATRHIAWLASIGAGILIYGIAYFLVHDVIIHQRFKWFTRSQNKYIKVLRWAHKMHHKHLDKEDGESFGMLIVAKKYWDKVKRDEQIAASQNASR
- a CDS encoding pectinesterase family protein, whose product is MKTYLFFLCMIPGFHQGCSKSDHPSSLHDVQAHTRKEIVVAKDGSGNYTTVQAAILAVPDSATDTTYIYIKNGIYREKIVIPAGKRFIKLIGECADSVILVYGDYASKTDSTGKPLGTSGSASIYIYASDIVAEDITFQNDAGPVGQAVAAYVSGDRVYFHHCRFLGFQDTLYTGNPQSSNSRQYYLDCYVEGTTDFIFGSATAVFDSCLIYCKNGGHYITAASTPQGTPYGYVFLHCKITGNASPQSFYLGRPWRPYARVVYLYCWLDHVIAPAGWINWHDTDNYLTTYYAEYQNTGPGYQPQQRVSWSHQLTGEEAGHYTLSAIFGDWHPVHE
- a CDS encoding lycopene cyclase family protein translates to MPTQKSGYDYDVVIAGTGCAGLSLAVRLARSEALSSWNILLIDQQKKNGNDRTWCFWEAGRGYFESIVRHRWSLADVMTADAHIHLHFDPYEYKMIRSGDFYAYCKQILQQAREQNPSRKIDIWYEPVTKILDKETHAEVHTSHHTIRCRFTFSSLPRNIPQDKPVHFLWQHFQGWLIRAVTPVFDASRMVLMDFRVPQQQATAFMYVLPVNTHEALIEYTVFSKQLLPPEVYEACIQQYIQKNYPDLCYDILEKEQGKIPMTDYIFPQTDKHVIYIGTSGGQTKGSTGYTFSFIQQHSETILHALEQGNSPNTSHHPRKNFYRYYDRLLLHVLSESLYPGDKLFADLFDKNPTDKVIRFLIEQSSFGEDISIILSLPKKPFLKAALDTWKENSNR
- a CDS encoding SGNH/GDSL hydrolase family protein yields the protein MIFRFAPILCAAWIFTTFSHSDPVQIVCFGDSITHGAEVDGHSWVWMLQQQHGNDQLQFINAGRNGRKTSDRQELLPVLQQYPHAQLYLIFLGVNDLKNATPQNVDSCVLNMQWMIAQIRRINPHAHVVILSPCNINLQTMSAINQQKQYNTRTQEALFKLEKRYHQLAKSMHTGFVSLLHVVSPENYADGLHPNLAGQQQIADAVWKYLIKHFPKIFHT
- the idi gene encoding isopentenyl-diphosphate Delta-isomerase: MKQEETLILVNEYDEMVGTMEKMRVHQLGLLHRAFSVFLFNHKYDMLLQLRAHDKYHSGGLWTNACCSHPRPGESTIDAAHRRLQEELGTDCPLQELFTFTYRVKLPNGLIEYELDHVFIGFHEGPFMPNQKEIDEIKFFSLDDIQQQINMHPHQFTYWFRLAFPEIKNNMNEIQLMVSP
- a CDS encoding pectinesterase family protein encodes the protein MKAILRLLLVVCMIPSFCSTHAQMQVSASLKKYDYVVASDGTADFRSIQAAIEACKSFPYERIRIFIKKGIYHEKVFIPEWNPKISLIGEDADSTIIVYDDYFKKINKGPNSTFYTPTVLVQGNDFYAENITFKNDAGPVGQAIALAVDADRCVFVHCHIIGNQDALYVTGEAKRQYFRNCRIEGTTDFIFGEATALFDSCTIVCKANSFITAASTPANSRYGLVFRNCSIQAVPGVDKVYLGRPWRRYAKTVFLHCEMGNFIRQEGWDNWRNPENEKTVFYAEYHSTGPGARPADRVKWSHQLNPKQASTYTIKQIFTNPVNSWNPFSEP
- a CDS encoding phytoene/squalene synthase family protein, yielding MKDRLALYLSVSQVCSREITQHYSTSFSKAIRLLHPDFQDAICAIYGFVRIADEIVDSFHAYNKYQLLKEFEQATYEAISQGISTNPVLQAFQQAVRQYQIPHHLIDAFFKSMFLDLEKNIYQHPEELNTYVYGSAEVVGLMCLCIFCEGDQAKYHQLKDAARALGSAFQKVNFLRDIQADYQELKRCYFPAFTAKGFLDKQAKYEIEKNIEEEFALGLQGIRSLPSKAKFGVYVAYRYFYALFKKIKRTNPEKIMQQRIRIPNHQKLIIMLRASIRHQINGI
- a CDS encoding glycoside hydrolase family 43 protein, yielding MFYLSSFAQQKQTEVDKSAWISDLGNGKYRNPVIFADYSDPDVCRVGNDYYLIASSFDAVPGLPILHSKDLVNWKIIGHALPQLIPVHHFEKTQHGNGVWAPAIRYHNDSFYIYYPDPDFGIYLVKAKQPEGPWTKPLLVMKGKGLIDPCPFWDDDGQAYLIHAFAGSRAGIKSILVINKMNRAGTQVVDKGVIVYDGHGIDPTIEGPKLYKRNGYYYIFAPAGGVPQGYQLVLRSRHIYGPYERKVVMHQGHTSINGPHQGAWVQTPDGKQDWFIHFRDMGAYGRVTYLEPMKWINDWPLIGIHADKDGIGEPVETYRKPDVGKTYPVQVPQTSDEFNDRQLGLQWQWQANPQPTWYYLTSSGYLRLYAQPMQPHYRNYWDVPNILMQKFPAPQFEVVTKLQFHPLQKGDRAGLIIMGMNYACIAATATDQGIQLDYITCIHADEGQKEQISHLITSVDSTFYFRVRVNDRAQCRFGYSLNGKDFVDMDSVFTAVQGKWIGAKVGLFCTSTMQTNDAGYVDVDWFRVLPTEDK